In a single window of the Candidatus Hydrogenedentota bacterium genome:
- a CDS encoding ABC transporter permease, which translates to MGPFDYLGIALDSIAQNKVRSLLTMLGVIIGVMSVILLISLGEGAQAYIQREFAGMGSNVLLITPGKQETSGMMPIIAGSFRKLTYENAKEIERRALGVRAVAPVVIGAGAVEYGERRRNTMVIASTEDFEKVRNLHAQLGRFISDQDIDKNNKVCVIGVKVKEELFGTDNPLNKSVSINRSKHTIVGVLEPKGMMLGLNIDDLVVIPLRSGQLMFYGGEDRLFQIVAGAKSPDDVKVATESVRSILKAAHDYVEDFTITDQTSILATFNQIFVAMRVMLAGIAGISLLVGGIGIMNIMLVSVRERTREVGVRKAVGATRHDIGMQFVIESITLSSIGGSIGIALGFLGTFIIRSIYPPLPVYTSSWAVILAFFFSMAVGVFFGAYPAFKASGVDPVEALRYE; encoded by the coding sequence ATGGGCCCCTTCGATTACCTTGGTATTGCCCTCGATTCGATCGCGCAGAACAAGGTCCGGTCGCTGCTTACGATGCTGGGCGTCATCATCGGCGTGATGTCCGTGATTCTCCTCATTTCGCTCGGCGAAGGCGCGCAGGCATACATTCAACGCGAGTTTGCGGGCATGGGCAGCAACGTGCTGTTGATCACGCCGGGCAAGCAGGAAACTTCGGGGATGATGCCGATCATTGCCGGAAGCTTCCGTAAACTCACGTACGAGAACGCAAAAGAGATCGAGCGCAGGGCGCTCGGTGTCCGGGCTGTGGCGCCGGTCGTGATTGGGGCGGGAGCAGTCGAGTATGGGGAGCGCCGCCGGAATACGATGGTTATCGCGTCAACGGAGGACTTCGAGAAAGTCCGCAACCTTCACGCGCAGTTGGGCCGGTTCATTTCCGATCAGGACATCGACAAGAATAACAAGGTGTGCGTCATCGGCGTGAAGGTGAAAGAAGAGTTGTTCGGCACGGACAACCCCCTGAACAAGAGCGTGAGCATCAATCGGTCGAAACACACGATTGTCGGCGTGCTCGAGCCGAAGGGCATGATGCTGGGCCTCAACATCGATGACCTGGTGGTGATTCCGCTACGCAGCGGACAGTTGATGTTTTACGGCGGTGAAGACCGGTTGTTCCAAATCGTGGCCGGGGCCAAGAGCCCGGACGACGTGAAAGTCGCGACGGAAAGCGTTCGGAGCATACTTAAAGCCGCGCACGACTACGTCGAGGACTTTACCATCACCGATCAGACGTCAATCCTTGCTACGTTTAATCAGATTTTTGTAGCGATGCGCGTGATGCTGGCGGGCATTGCGGGTATCTCGCTCCTGGTAGGCGGCATTGGGATCATGAATATCATGCTGGTGTCCGTTCGGGAACGTACGCGGGAGGTGGGCGTGCGCAAGGCGGTCGGCGCGACGCGTCACGACATCGGAATGCAATTTGTGATCGAGTCTATAACGCTGAGTTCGATAGGCGGATCGATCGGGATTGCGCTGGGGTTCCTGGGCACCTTCATTATTCGATCGATTTACCCGCCCCTCCCCGTGTACACGTCGAGCTGGGCGGTCATTCTTGCCTTCTTTTTCTCGATGGCGGTCGGTGTATTCTTCGGGGCATACCCGGCGTTCAAAGCGTCGGGCGTGGACCCGGTCGAGGCCCTTCGGTACGAGTGA